From Coffea arabica cultivar ET-39 chromosome 2e, Coffea Arabica ET-39 HiFi, whole genome shotgun sequence, the proteins below share one genomic window:
- the LOC113723856 gene encoding lysine-specific demethylase ELF6-like isoform X1, whose protein sequence is MVLNIVDRMGAVEIPKWLEELPLAPEFRPTDTEFADPIAYISKIEKKASAFGICKVIPPVPKPSKRYVLYNLNKSLSKCPELGSEVNVSSSMNMNDGAEGSNGSEARAVFTTRHQELGQNGKRVKGAAGNQLIGAPKQVWQSGEVYTLEQFEAKSKNFAKSQLGVVKEVSPLVIEAMFWKAASEKPIYVEYANDVPGSGFGEPEGSFRYFNRRRRRRRKRGTFDRNNQGSSCNNDHVTNCSSTVNYSSVDKDAQASNLHSEVSGASTSLPSMSLDQSENFSDGKFSNASNEMHGTAGWKLSNSSWNLQVIARSPGSLTRYMPDDIPGVTSPMVYIGMLFSWFAWHVEDHELHSLNFLHTGSPKTWYSVPGDYAFDFEEVVRLQAYGGNTDPLDALTLLGEKTTLFSPEVIVAAGIPCCRLVQNPGEFVVTFPRAYHVGFSHGFNCGEAANFSTPKWLTIAKEAAVRRAAMNYLPMLSHQQLLYLLTMSFVSRVPRSLLPGARSSRLKDRQKEERELSVKKAFIEDILKENHLLTILLQKNSSYRVVLWDVDLLPASSKDSELCSTVVTDGTQRREDSHPDNCSNQDLYTQMSLYMDTITDFYVDDADDIQNDYQVDSGTLPCVACGILGFPFMAVVQPSEQASRDLLPEDQAMTQQLGVCQPAGCKSLDLDFRAESCIPETRKPVKKNINHPDEASPFAESSPSTCSHMEEDALSVDINTSSFPVHVTASSAVKFDGGWNLSTGYFRPQLFCLEHAIETVELLRPKGGANVLGICHSDFQKIKAHSAVVAEEISIPFNYNEIPLGNASQEDLYLIDHAIENQEKDEGAQDWTSKLNLNLRHCVKMRKNFPSQKVKHALALGGLFSDGVLHLKALKWQSRKSRSKRNADPTNFSKPSVSIQTEKVEEPVEKSGSRMSRKLGQVMIQYYRKRHKSKPRGSEGAIKALVVSEKHPSDEISGADSGNCKEKERDMSMNTHVRVEGAGKGASGPTCLAYSRKSKLRNEGQKVVSGGGLNENLSPLKLVDSSIATNPVAGNINVHTGSGMSDELVELNKNYDLLLKDSHKLSMINVAEETDENHDSVNSENSAGSLGISVYDTESSEVMREDEIVCRINMAKMTCDVVTTNESERKYHRNADGDVLMKEASEPAPSCPHADESSGERCNQQVETTVLDKCQMSSGEMEKEISSMKGADRERAVSSDVLTSNTSNPSLTEELEAPREMPADDQQQRDNQSCTLFENKEVDDAISTLEQFQHTEKMRSKRKREVDIQNEDQPNFGSFSRSPCEGLRPRTKRDAAGDTTGAEKPFEDLSKGRKVNKHLNGSDLHKHKREQKRCSHKCSIEGCRMSFQTKAELVLHMRDRCPVQGCGKRFSSHKYATSHQRVHDDDRPLKCPWKGCRMTFKWAWARTEHIRVHTGERPYKCKVDGCGLSFRFVSDFSRHRRKTGHYVN, encoded by the exons ATGGTTTTGAATATTGTGGATCGAATGGGGGCTGTGGAAATACCAAAATGGCTTGAAGAGTTGCCTTTGGCACCAGAATTCCGGCCAACAGATACTGAATTTGCAGACCCAATAGCTTATATATCAAAGATTGAGAAAAAAGCAAGTGCCTTTGGTATATGTAAAGTGATTCCACCAGTGCCTAAGCCTTCAAAAAGATACGTTCTTTATAACTTGAATAAGTCACTTTCCAAGTGTCCAGAATTGGGTTCGGAGGTAAATGTCAGTTCTTCAATGAACATGAATGATGGGGCTGAAGGGAGTAATGGTTCTGAGGCTCGGGCAGTTTTTACAACTAGGCATCAGGAATTAGGTCAGAATGGGAAGAGGGTGAAGGGAGCAGCTGGGAATCAGTTGATAGGAGCTCCAAAGCAAGTATGGCAAAGTGGGGAAGTTTATACATTGGAACAGTTTGAAGCGAAGTCAAAGAATTTTGCTAAGAGTCAACTAGGGGTGGTTAAAGAGGTTTCCCCATTAGTTATAGAAGCAATGTTTTGGAAAGCTGCTTCAGAGAAGCCCATATATGTGGAGTATGCGAATGACGTGCCTGGCTCTGGATTTGGAGAACCAGAGGGATCATTTCGATATTTTAATAGGCGAAGGAGGCGGAGGCGGAAAAGGGGGACTTTCGATAGAAATAACCAAGGTAGTTCCTGTAACAATGACCATGTAACTAACTGTAGCAGTACTGTGAATTATAGTAGTGTGGATAAGGATGCACAGGCATCTAACTTGCATTCAGAGGTTTCTGGAGCATCTACATCGCTACCATCCATGTCATTGGACCAGTCTGAAAATTTTTCTGATGGAAAGTTTTCAAATGCTAGTAATGAGATGCATGGAACAGCAGGTTGGAAGCTATCAAACAGTTCTTGGAATTTGCAAGTAATTGCAAGATCTCCTGGGTCACTGACACGCTACATGCCAGATGATATACCTGGTGTTACTTCTCCAATGGTTTACATTGGAATGTTATTCAGCTGGTTTGCTTGGCATGTTGAAGATCATGAACTTCATAGCTTAAATTTCCTTCATACGGGCTCCCCAAAGACATGGTATTCAGTTCCAGGAGATTATGCATTTGATTTTGAAGAGGTCGTTCGCCTTCAAGCTTATGGGGGAAATACTGACCCTTTAG ATGCACTGACTCTCCTGGGTGAGAAGACTACTCTTTTTTCACCAGAAGTTATTGTTGCAGCAGGCATCCCATGTTGTAG GCTAGTTCAGAATCCTGGTGAGTTTGTTGTGACTTTCCCAAGGGCTTACCATGTAGGATTCAGCCACG GTTTTAATTGTGGAGAAGCTGCAAACTTCAGTACTCCTAAGTGGCTTACAATAGCCAAAGAAGCCGCTGTTCGCAGAGCCGCGATGAATTACTTGCCCATGCTTTCTCATCAGCAGCTGCTATACCTGTTGACAATGTCTTTTGTATCAAG AGTGCCAAGATCCCTACTACCAGGAGCACGAAGCTCTCGTCTCAAAGATCGTCAGAAGGAAGAACGCGAGCTCTCGGTAAAGAAAGCATTCATAGAAGATATTTTAAAGGAAAACCATCTGCTAACTATTCTTCTTCAGAAAAATTCATCTTATCGTGTGGTACTATGGGATGTGGATTTGCTGCCAGCTTCAAGTAAGGACTCTGAATTGTGCAGTACTGTTGTAACTGATGGGACACAAAGAAGAGAAGACAGTCATCCTGACAACTGCAGTAACCAAGATCTTTACACGCAGATGAGCTTGTATATGGACACTATTACTGATTTTTATGTAGATGATGCTGATGACATACAAAATGATTATCAAGTTGATTCTGGAACTTTACCCTGTGTTGCCTGTGGTATTCTTGGTTTTCCTTTTATGGCTGTGGTACAACCATCCGAGCAAGCATCGAGAGACCTGCTGCCTGAGGATCAGGCTATGACTCAACAATTAGGAGTTTGTCAACCAGCGGGTTGTAAATCCTTGGATCTTGATTTTAGGGCTGAAAGCTGTATTCCAG AGACAAGAAAGCCAGTTAAGAAGAATATTAACCATCCAGATGAAGCATCTCCTTTTGCTGAATCAAGCCCATCCACTTGTTCTCATATGGAGGAGGATGCCCTGTCTGTAGACATTAATACTTCATCATTTCCAGTGCACGTAACGGCTTCTTCAGCAGTCAAGTTTGACGGGGGGTGGAACCTTTCAACTGGCTATTTCAGACCTCAATTGTTCTGCCTGGAGCACGCAATTGAAACCGTGGAGCTATTGCGCCCCAAAGGTGGTGCAAATGTGCTTGGAATATGCCATTCAG ACTTCCAGAAAATAAAAGCACACAGTGCAGTTGTAGCGGAGGAAATTAGCATCCCTTTTAACTACAACGAGATTCCATTAGGAAATGCATCCCAGGAAGACCTGTACCTGATTGATCATGCAattgaaaatcaagaaaaagatGAAGGTGCACAAGATTGGACCTCAAAATTGAATCTCAACTTACGCCACTGTGTAAAGATGAGAAAGAACTTCCCATCCCAGAAAGTGAAGCATGCATTGGCTTTAGGTGGGTTGTTTTCTGATGGAGTTCTTCACTTAAAGGCTTTGAAGTGGCAATCCAGGAAATCACGTTCAAAAAGGAATGCAGATCCTACAAACTTTAGCAAGCCATCTGTGAGCATCCAGACTGAGAAAGTTGAAGAACCGGTAGAAAAGTCGGGAAGCAGAATGAGTAGGAAACTAGGTCAAGTAATGATCCAATATTATAGGAAAAGACACAAGTCGAAGCCTCGTGGTTCTGAGGGAGCCATTAAGGCCTTGGTGGTTTCTGAGAAACatccttctgatgaaatttcaGGTGCTGACAGTGGAAATTGCAAGGAAAAGGAGAGAGACATGTCTATGAATACTCATGTTAGAGTTGAAGGTGCAGGGAAGGGCGCTTCAGGGCCAACTTGTTTGGCCTACAGTAGGAAGTCTAAGTTGCGGAATGAAGGTCAAAAAGTTGTATCAGGTGGAGGTCTGAACGAAAATCTTTCTCCATTGAAACTTGTAGATTCTTCTATTGCTACTAACCCAGTGGCTGGGAATATAAATGTTCATACTGGAAGTGGTATGTCAGACGAACTTGTCGAGCTGAATAAAAACTACGATTTACTTTTGAAGGACTCCCACAAATTGTCCATGATCAATGTTGCCGAGGAAACTGACGAAAACCATGACTCAGTAAATTCTGAAAATTCTGCAGGTTCACTTGGCATTTCTGTTTATGATACTGAAAGTTCTGAAGTGATGAGGGAGGATGAAATTGTCTGTCGAATCAACATGGCAAAGATGACATGTGATGTCGTAACAACAAATGAATCTGAAAGGAAGTATCACAGAAATGCTGATGGGGATGTTCTCATGAAAGAGGCCTCTGAACCTGCCCCGTCATGTCCTCATGCTGATGAATCTTCTGGGGAAAGGTGCAATCAACAAGTTGAGACAACAGTTCTAGATAAATGTCAAATGAGCAGTGGCGAAATGGAGAAAGAAATCTCCTCAATGAAGGGAGCTGATCGGGAAAGAGCTGTTTCAAGTGATGTTCTGACATCGAATACATCTAACCCTTCCTTGACGGAAGAACTTGAAGCACCTCGAGAGATGCCTGCTGATGATCAACAGCAACGTGACAATCAGAGTTGCACCTTATTTGAGAACAAGGAGGTGGATGATGCAATTTCTACCCTAGAACAATTCCAACATACTgaaaaaatgagaagcaaaagaaaaagagaagtgGATATCCAAAATGAAGATCAACCAAATTTTGGCAGCTTCAGTAGAAGTCCTTGTGAAGGTCTAAGGCCAAGGACCAAAAGAGATGCTGCAGGAGACACGACTGGTGCCGAAAAGCCCTTTGAGGATTTAAGCAAAGGAAGGAAGGTGAACAAGCATTTAAATGGTTCGGATCTGCACAAGCACAAGAGAGAGCAAAAGAGATGCTCTCACAAGTGCAGCATAGAAGGCTGCCGAATGAGCTTCCAGACCAAGGCAGAGCTAGTCCTACACATGCGTGATCGCTGTCCAGTACAAGGGTGTGGGAAAAGGTTCAGCTCCCACAAATATGCAACATCTCACCAGCGGGTTCATGATGATGATAGGCCACTAAAATGTCCGTGGAAGGGGTGCAGAATGACATTTAAGTGGGCTTGGGCAAGGACTGAACACATACGAGTCCACACCGGGGAGAGACCATACAAGTGCAAGGTTGATGGGTGTGGCCTTAGTTTCAGGTTTGTATCAGACTTCAGTCGGCATAGACGGAAAACTGGCCATTATGTCAACTAA
- the LOC113723856 gene encoding lysine-specific demethylase ELF6-like isoform X2: MVLNIVDRMGAVEIPKWLEELPLAPEFRPTDTEFADPIAYISKIEKKASAFGICKVIPPVPKPSKRYVLYNLNKSLSKCPELGSEVNVSSSMNMNDGAEGSNGSEARAVFTTRHQELGQNGKRVKGAAGNQLIGAPKQVWQSGEVYTLEQFEAKSKNFAKSQLGVVKEVSPLVIEAMFWKAASEKPIYVEYANDVPGSGFGEPEGSFRYFNRRRRRRRKRGTFDRNNQGSSCNNDHVTNCSSTVNYSSVDKDAQASNLHSEVSGASTSLPSMSLDQSENFSDGKFSNASNEMHGTAGWKLSNSSWNLQVIARSPGSLTRYMPDDIPGVTSPMVYIGMLFSWFAWHVEDHELHSLNFLHTGSPKTWYSVPGDYAFDFEEVVRLQAYGGNTDPLDALTLLGEKTTLFSPEVIVAAGIPCCRLVQNPGEFVVTFPRAYHVGFSHGFNCGEAANFSTPKWLTIAKEAAVRRAAMNYLPMLSHQQLLYLLTMSFVSRVPRSLLPGARSSRLKDRQKEERELSKNSSYRVVLWDVDLLPASSKDSELCSTVVTDGTQRREDSHPDNCSNQDLYTQMSLYMDTITDFYVDDADDIQNDYQVDSGTLPCVACGILGFPFMAVVQPSEQASRDLLPEDQAMTQQLGVCQPAGCKSLDLDFRAESCIPETRKPVKKNINHPDEASPFAESSPSTCSHMEEDALSVDINTSSFPVHVTASSAVKFDGGWNLSTGYFRPQLFCLEHAIETVELLRPKGGANVLGICHSDFQKIKAHSAVVAEEISIPFNYNEIPLGNASQEDLYLIDHAIENQEKDEGAQDWTSKLNLNLRHCVKMRKNFPSQKVKHALALGGLFSDGVLHLKALKWQSRKSRSKRNADPTNFSKPSVSIQTEKVEEPVEKSGSRMSRKLGQVMIQYYRKRHKSKPRGSEGAIKALVVSEKHPSDEISGADSGNCKEKERDMSMNTHVRVEGAGKGASGPTCLAYSRKSKLRNEGQKVVSGGGLNENLSPLKLVDSSIATNPVAGNINVHTGSGMSDELVELNKNYDLLLKDSHKLSMINVAEETDENHDSVNSENSAGSLGISVYDTESSEVMREDEIVCRINMAKMTCDVVTTNESERKYHRNADGDVLMKEASEPAPSCPHADESSGERCNQQVETTVLDKCQMSSGEMEKEISSMKGADRERAVSSDVLTSNTSNPSLTEELEAPREMPADDQQQRDNQSCTLFENKEVDDAISTLEQFQHTEKMRSKRKREVDIQNEDQPNFGSFSRSPCEGLRPRTKRDAAGDTTGAEKPFEDLSKGRKVNKHLNGSDLHKHKREQKRCSHKCSIEGCRMSFQTKAELVLHMRDRCPVQGCGKRFSSHKYATSHQRVHDDDRPLKCPWKGCRMTFKWAWARTEHIRVHTGERPYKCKVDGCGLSFRFVSDFSRHRRKTGHYVN; encoded by the exons ATGGTTTTGAATATTGTGGATCGAATGGGGGCTGTGGAAATACCAAAATGGCTTGAAGAGTTGCCTTTGGCACCAGAATTCCGGCCAACAGATACTGAATTTGCAGACCCAATAGCTTATATATCAAAGATTGAGAAAAAAGCAAGTGCCTTTGGTATATGTAAAGTGATTCCACCAGTGCCTAAGCCTTCAAAAAGATACGTTCTTTATAACTTGAATAAGTCACTTTCCAAGTGTCCAGAATTGGGTTCGGAGGTAAATGTCAGTTCTTCAATGAACATGAATGATGGGGCTGAAGGGAGTAATGGTTCTGAGGCTCGGGCAGTTTTTACAACTAGGCATCAGGAATTAGGTCAGAATGGGAAGAGGGTGAAGGGAGCAGCTGGGAATCAGTTGATAGGAGCTCCAAAGCAAGTATGGCAAAGTGGGGAAGTTTATACATTGGAACAGTTTGAAGCGAAGTCAAAGAATTTTGCTAAGAGTCAACTAGGGGTGGTTAAAGAGGTTTCCCCATTAGTTATAGAAGCAATGTTTTGGAAAGCTGCTTCAGAGAAGCCCATATATGTGGAGTATGCGAATGACGTGCCTGGCTCTGGATTTGGAGAACCAGAGGGATCATTTCGATATTTTAATAGGCGAAGGAGGCGGAGGCGGAAAAGGGGGACTTTCGATAGAAATAACCAAGGTAGTTCCTGTAACAATGACCATGTAACTAACTGTAGCAGTACTGTGAATTATAGTAGTGTGGATAAGGATGCACAGGCATCTAACTTGCATTCAGAGGTTTCTGGAGCATCTACATCGCTACCATCCATGTCATTGGACCAGTCTGAAAATTTTTCTGATGGAAAGTTTTCAAATGCTAGTAATGAGATGCATGGAACAGCAGGTTGGAAGCTATCAAACAGTTCTTGGAATTTGCAAGTAATTGCAAGATCTCCTGGGTCACTGACACGCTACATGCCAGATGATATACCTGGTGTTACTTCTCCAATGGTTTACATTGGAATGTTATTCAGCTGGTTTGCTTGGCATGTTGAAGATCATGAACTTCATAGCTTAAATTTCCTTCATACGGGCTCCCCAAAGACATGGTATTCAGTTCCAGGAGATTATGCATTTGATTTTGAAGAGGTCGTTCGCCTTCAAGCTTATGGGGGAAATACTGACCCTTTAG ATGCACTGACTCTCCTGGGTGAGAAGACTACTCTTTTTTCACCAGAAGTTATTGTTGCAGCAGGCATCCCATGTTGTAG GCTAGTTCAGAATCCTGGTGAGTTTGTTGTGACTTTCCCAAGGGCTTACCATGTAGGATTCAGCCACG GTTTTAATTGTGGAGAAGCTGCAAACTTCAGTACTCCTAAGTGGCTTACAATAGCCAAAGAAGCCGCTGTTCGCAGAGCCGCGATGAATTACTTGCCCATGCTTTCTCATCAGCAGCTGCTATACCTGTTGACAATGTCTTTTGTATCAAG AGTGCCAAGATCCCTACTACCAGGAGCACGAAGCTCTCGTCTCAAAGATCGTCAGAAGGAAGAACGCGAGCTCTCG AAAAATTCATCTTATCGTGTGGTACTATGGGATGTGGATTTGCTGCCAGCTTCAAGTAAGGACTCTGAATTGTGCAGTACTGTTGTAACTGATGGGACACAAAGAAGAGAAGACAGTCATCCTGACAACTGCAGTAACCAAGATCTTTACACGCAGATGAGCTTGTATATGGACACTATTACTGATTTTTATGTAGATGATGCTGATGACATACAAAATGATTATCAAGTTGATTCTGGAACTTTACCCTGTGTTGCCTGTGGTATTCTTGGTTTTCCTTTTATGGCTGTGGTACAACCATCCGAGCAAGCATCGAGAGACCTGCTGCCTGAGGATCAGGCTATGACTCAACAATTAGGAGTTTGTCAACCAGCGGGTTGTAAATCCTTGGATCTTGATTTTAGGGCTGAAAGCTGTATTCCAG AGACAAGAAAGCCAGTTAAGAAGAATATTAACCATCCAGATGAAGCATCTCCTTTTGCTGAATCAAGCCCATCCACTTGTTCTCATATGGAGGAGGATGCCCTGTCTGTAGACATTAATACTTCATCATTTCCAGTGCACGTAACGGCTTCTTCAGCAGTCAAGTTTGACGGGGGGTGGAACCTTTCAACTGGCTATTTCAGACCTCAATTGTTCTGCCTGGAGCACGCAATTGAAACCGTGGAGCTATTGCGCCCCAAAGGTGGTGCAAATGTGCTTGGAATATGCCATTCAG ACTTCCAGAAAATAAAAGCACACAGTGCAGTTGTAGCGGAGGAAATTAGCATCCCTTTTAACTACAACGAGATTCCATTAGGAAATGCATCCCAGGAAGACCTGTACCTGATTGATCATGCAattgaaaatcaagaaaaagatGAAGGTGCACAAGATTGGACCTCAAAATTGAATCTCAACTTACGCCACTGTGTAAAGATGAGAAAGAACTTCCCATCCCAGAAAGTGAAGCATGCATTGGCTTTAGGTGGGTTGTTTTCTGATGGAGTTCTTCACTTAAAGGCTTTGAAGTGGCAATCCAGGAAATCACGTTCAAAAAGGAATGCAGATCCTACAAACTTTAGCAAGCCATCTGTGAGCATCCAGACTGAGAAAGTTGAAGAACCGGTAGAAAAGTCGGGAAGCAGAATGAGTAGGAAACTAGGTCAAGTAATGATCCAATATTATAGGAAAAGACACAAGTCGAAGCCTCGTGGTTCTGAGGGAGCCATTAAGGCCTTGGTGGTTTCTGAGAAACatccttctgatgaaatttcaGGTGCTGACAGTGGAAATTGCAAGGAAAAGGAGAGAGACATGTCTATGAATACTCATGTTAGAGTTGAAGGTGCAGGGAAGGGCGCTTCAGGGCCAACTTGTTTGGCCTACAGTAGGAAGTCTAAGTTGCGGAATGAAGGTCAAAAAGTTGTATCAGGTGGAGGTCTGAACGAAAATCTTTCTCCATTGAAACTTGTAGATTCTTCTATTGCTACTAACCCAGTGGCTGGGAATATAAATGTTCATACTGGAAGTGGTATGTCAGACGAACTTGTCGAGCTGAATAAAAACTACGATTTACTTTTGAAGGACTCCCACAAATTGTCCATGATCAATGTTGCCGAGGAAACTGACGAAAACCATGACTCAGTAAATTCTGAAAATTCTGCAGGTTCACTTGGCATTTCTGTTTATGATACTGAAAGTTCTGAAGTGATGAGGGAGGATGAAATTGTCTGTCGAATCAACATGGCAAAGATGACATGTGATGTCGTAACAACAAATGAATCTGAAAGGAAGTATCACAGAAATGCTGATGGGGATGTTCTCATGAAAGAGGCCTCTGAACCTGCCCCGTCATGTCCTCATGCTGATGAATCTTCTGGGGAAAGGTGCAATCAACAAGTTGAGACAACAGTTCTAGATAAATGTCAAATGAGCAGTGGCGAAATGGAGAAAGAAATCTCCTCAATGAAGGGAGCTGATCGGGAAAGAGCTGTTTCAAGTGATGTTCTGACATCGAATACATCTAACCCTTCCTTGACGGAAGAACTTGAAGCACCTCGAGAGATGCCTGCTGATGATCAACAGCAACGTGACAATCAGAGTTGCACCTTATTTGAGAACAAGGAGGTGGATGATGCAATTTCTACCCTAGAACAATTCCAACATACTgaaaaaatgagaagcaaaagaaaaagagaagtgGATATCCAAAATGAAGATCAACCAAATTTTGGCAGCTTCAGTAGAAGTCCTTGTGAAGGTCTAAGGCCAAGGACCAAAAGAGATGCTGCAGGAGACACGACTGGTGCCGAAAAGCCCTTTGAGGATTTAAGCAAAGGAAGGAAGGTGAACAAGCATTTAAATGGTTCGGATCTGCACAAGCACAAGAGAGAGCAAAAGAGATGCTCTCACAAGTGCAGCATAGAAGGCTGCCGAATGAGCTTCCAGACCAAGGCAGAGCTAGTCCTACACATGCGTGATCGCTGTCCAGTACAAGGGTGTGGGAAAAGGTTCAGCTCCCACAAATATGCAACATCTCACCAGCGGGTTCATGATGATGATAGGCCACTAAAATGTCCGTGGAAGGGGTGCAGAATGACATTTAAGTGGGCTTGGGCAAGGACTGAACACATACGAGTCCACACCGGGGAGAGACCATACAAGTGCAAGGTTGATGGGTGTGGCCTTAGTTTCAGGTTTGTATCAGACTTCAGTCGGCATAGACGGAAAACTGGCCATTATGTCAACTAA